The Drosophila mauritiana strain mau12 unplaced genomic scaffold, ASM438214v1 Y_27, whole genome shotgun sequence genome includes the window caatgcaaaacaagaatttttcaaatggtgccaattgataaaaaaataatatagatataaagtcaacgaacttctaaggtgaagggcatattttgtaaaatttacaatgcatgagcatacgtgtgcacacatacagtcgTCTGCTGTCACTGTATGCgaagaaaagagctgtttgctgtagcgctctccgttatttctctctcgaacaaaaactcgagagagcctggagccacctctagagccacgtccaaaaaatcgcgtgccaaaaaatcgtatggcgttacgcatcttattattctagtgtctttggtgcGGCTGTGTATCGTTACAGCGAGGGCAAAAGATCTTCACGTTGGACTTGACCCACACGTCTCTGGGGCCCACAGGCAGGGCtttctgcctacaggagagctttggacacacttcgaagtcccctctctcatacttttggTGCATATTATCCACCCCTCGCTCCGACATGATGTATCGGGCGTggatcatgccgtaccacttctcctcatcgccgaagacccagtccaaggaactgtcgaaCCCCGGATTCAGTATCACTTGCAGTGTCTCGGTGAAGAactccaggcccatctggttgaacgtctcctgaatgtagtcgatgggcacgcggcagaggtactcgttgcccttgatcccgaggaaccaactgatccagctgctgttgttctggctacaagattttactgtgatttgctattttttccataggaaaaatCTTGTTACTCACGTTCTCGACATGTTGCCAAttcactcgtatgaaaaataataaaaagtacagtgcgaaatgacaaTCTATGTGTCACTTGGGCCGTAACCCTTAATCGGCCGAGtactgaatggcctttacaaaaatctcaaactcgtcaaagcggcaagcacagcgtttttatattattttataaatagtatccaaaggaaaatgtttaacattaaattcattaataaacttataacctcagttatattaaataaaatacaatttatttattaatattttttcaaatttttcttagtctagtaatgacaaaatattagatctttcatcaactatacataacattctgaatttttatcatttcaaaaaattctgatcaaaataccgattatttttttacagaaaatagtttttattatatcattcaaaaatcattatCAATCAAATTAGTTAGGTGatgtctctgctaagagtgctagctaatcgtagttggggtaattctcaaaaatttccacacctccgggccggactaaggtgtcattcgacccgtgccgaaagtctgccaggctgggggcccgtgTAATAACTAGCTCAGTCGAtgacggagagtccgggcaagtggcgtctgcccggtctagttagccttacccgggtactgcggatctctgcccgggcggaccttttatttctctgcaactcgtgggtactatgagcaatagaccaaataattttaaattaccGTGCAGAAAGTTGtaaagttgtaaataaaatgttgTGAAATTtcgcaagtttgttggcttCGGTCGGAAATTTTTAGAAGCGCGCGAATACGAAATTCGAAATACGAACTCTGGAGTCAGAGTTGGTGAGCACATATGAGAAACTTAAAAATGCCCTTATTGGCGAATTTAAGCGCGCGTCGAAATGTGCCGATGTACATGTACAAAGTTGACGcacaggaagaagaagagcgaCGAAAGCATGCACGAATACATGCTaacaatgaaaaaaatttCAGCGCTTGGACAAGTCGATGTTGAGTCTATTATCGCTTATATAGTTGACGGGCTGGATATTAAAAGCGAGttcaaatttgcattgtaCGGCAGCAAATCAActgttggaaaaatatgagttgTACGAGAGCAAGTGTGTTATCGAAAAACCGCAAAAGCAATACAGTGGTGgcagaaaaaatataaccaaTGCTACAACTCTAATGAACACATGAGAAAAGACTGCAAGGCagaaacaaaatgttttaaatgtgCAGGCAGCGGTCATATATCTTCAAAATGTCCCTTTACAAATGCGTCAGCGCGGCCGGAATGCGCTGAATCAAAAGAGCTAAGTATGTACAATATTGTTGAGACTGGTAGTAACATAGATGCTTCTCCACAGTACAAGCCGATGATCGAGTCAATGATAGCTGAGTACAAGCCAGCAGAGGAGCGTACAAAACCATTTCGTCATCAACAAAACCATCACTCAGCTATGGAATCCGAGTCGATTACAAAACAAGTTGACACCTGGTTGCAGGATGGCATTGTGCGCAAATCTTCATCGAACTTTGCCAGTCGAGTCGTCGTAGTGAAAAAGCTTCAAGCGCAAGTCAAGGACGCGCTGCGAGACGCCGAGGAAGCAAAGGCAGACAAGGAGGAACTACAGGCGTTGAGCAAGGAGGCCGAGCGCAAGGTCAAGGCCCTGGAGGCAGAAATATTACAGCTGACTGAAGATCTGGCCAGCTCAGAGAGGGCGCGACGTGCTGCTGAAACGCAGCGTTACGCTTTAACTCTTCGCGTCGCCTAACTCACTGAACGTATCAGCAGCGCGGAAAAGGAACTGTTCCCGCTGCAGTGCAGCAACAAGGTACTGACATCGATGATTGAGGAGATTAACGTGGAGAACACCTCGCTCCGCACCGAGGCAATCAATTGGCAGCAACCCAGAGGAGGTCAAGCGTCTGCAGGCTGAGCGAGAGCACCTGGCCAAGTTGCTGACCGCCGAGAGAGCTGAATTACGCAAGGAGGTAAAAACACATATTCAGCAGGCCCAGCATAAGTATAAAGACGGCTATGATCGCAAACTCAAGGGCGAGCGTACATATAAAGAAGGAGATCTTGTGGCTATTAAACGAAATCAGGTTGTGACTGGCAAAAAACTAGCTAGCTGTTTTCTCGGGCCATATGAAGTAACTAAGGTAAAAAGAAACGGCCGATACGATGTACGAAAAGCAGCTCAGATGGAAGGCCCTACAATAACTGCAACATGTCTAGAAAATATGAAGCTATGGAAGTACGCGTCTACAAAGGAAGATCTATGGTCGTCTGGGTCAGACGACAGTGATCAGGATGGCCGAATGTAACAATAGTTATCGATAGGCGGTGATCGAAAATCATCGCAAAGGGTAGCGTCGTGAGCGCAAGTACATATAAGAAAATAGGAGAAGCATAGAGAGAGTCGAAGTAGAACAAAGCGAGTTGAAAGTGGTGTATTTAAGAGGCCTTAAAGCCAAAAGTTGTCGTGTGCCAACCCATAAATTTTGTGTGGCTCTAGTCTTGATAATGTGCCAAATTTGGTGTGCCTCTGTCTTGAACATTTATCTATTTGATAAAGCTGCAATTATTTTGCGCTTGTGCTACTATTTAATGTTGAAAAATACGATTTTTTTGTGGCTGATgctttaattatatttatacgcTTATTAGTTCCGATTAGGGGTTAAGGATACTTTCACTTGTGGTTGTTACGTTATAGAAAAGCATTCGCTTTTCTATTTCAGGTTACGTTTTTAAGAGTTACTAATgccatttcaaatatttcaggATACTTTCACTTGAGGTTGTTACGTTATAGAAAAGCATTCGCTTTTCTATTTCAGGTTACGTTTTTAAGAGTTACTAATGCCATTTGATAAATGGTATATGCCGATGATAAACTAATTAACTACGTTAtcattattgttatgttcAGCTCAAGTTTCTGCATCCATGTACATAaacatatgcttataaaaatccAGACGCGTTGCCCTACTGCCCTATTTCATCGAATCGACGATGACGCGTGTGAGACACCCATCGATGGATCGACTCCATTTCATTTAACTACGTACGCTTATAAATGTAGATTTGCCGATTCGCATCTCGGATAAATGTACATTGCTCATGCTCTACCATCGCACTCTTATGCGtcgctttaattaaaattaataatggTATCGAGAACTGTCGAGCCTATGTACAGGATTCGTGGGGACGTGTTCGTGTAGGCGGTAatacaatattataatttCATATGTAGCAACAAAGACGGTCTAATTGTCGATCTAAAACACAGGAAATAAGTTAAGCGCTGGCATGTGTAAAACTAAATCGAATGGTAATTGAGTTAACTGGAGATTAGCGACTgctggttggctggctggctgctgatGCTTTAGTGTTTGCTGAAGTAAAAGTTGTTGTTGCGTATGTTGCCAGGGCtcgccagcggatgcagcTGAGCAGGGCCACGCCGGCTGCACGCAGTGGATCTGGCCGTAGGCACAGCAGGCGCAGATGCGTCTCATCCAGGTTGCGACGACGACAGCGACGGGCGGGACGATGCCAGCGGGGCAAGTCCAGCCGGCGACGCCGTCACTTACGACGCTGGAAGACACGTCGCAGTGCCTTGCGCCAGAACTAGTTTTTTAGTTCgtgaaaatgtaatttgccacaaattgtcactatatatttttaagcaaaaatcagaggacaataaaatgTCATCGTCACTAGACGTTGAAAatatcttaaaaaaaaaaaacgctcCCAACGGTCGCAACAGACCACAGTCAACATACCACAAACACCTCCTCCTAGCGACTTGGTGCTTCCGTCCTTCCGGCGGGGGTACATGaaaagaattaaaataaacaatgttAGTCTGAAATTTTGATGtttattgtaaaataattttattttaaaaatgtaaacaaaacatgcaagacgataatgttaccagtccatgtcaTCTTAGATGCctacaaaaaaatactaactacacattaaatactaactatgtccaagccccaaactcaccccatgcaatgttaaactctaaattcaaataattgtacctacatattgcataaattgtaatcaaaggcaaaataaatatgtggatgcggaacagaattcattcTGTCTCAGTACCTCCACCAGCAAAgttaaattatttgattttctttatactgtagtagtagtagtagcagACTCCGAGCTGAGCTAGTACTTTTCCTTTGACCAGTAAACGGTAACTTGTTTTCGTCTTTATCACAAGTACCGTATGGTCGTCCATTTACCGCTTCATTCGAATATCAACCGCGCATGTCTCTTGTAATAATATTCTTTATTTGATCAATTtttaggagcagggaaggttccgagcttttctgatatggactttgaacttaagggatctgatcaagtgaagagaaagagctttggagttgctgactttaatagtgtttggatttctcttggattcaagtgcattcgctcttggatacaagtgctcttagattcttatagttttgtttattgaaagctaatacttttgttttcgtgattgcgagtccgagctttgaacgtggggacaTGACGATTgggtgagggcttaggcaaggaaagtttaaattacgggacggatgtttagtctaccagtgggtgacttatttggagttgggaattttccactcaacccaatCTTGAGGATCAcattattcttatctggaatccattaggtacatccggagtagagtagggtgtatttgggtcTGCTGTGTAGGCGTGTGcctaagtcttagggacttatggatatgtcactatatatatgcACGTGGGTGCTTTTTATTACGCATACACTTgggcttgactgtatatgtacacattgtaacggagtgctacaatgtgcttgtATGTTATGAATATACAGTACATTgattaaccgatatgtgtgcatattttttattttattgtaaaataatttcattttaaaaatgttaacaaaacatgcaaggcgataatgttaccagtccatgtcaCTGTCTGTAATCTAAGCCTACAAAAAATACTAACTACATATTAAtactaactatgtccaagccccaaactcaccccatgcaatgttaaactctaaaattcaaattattgtacctacatattgcatatattgttatcaaaggcaaaataaaatgTGGATGGGAACAGAATTCATTCTGTCTTCGTACCTCCACCAgcaaagttaaaaaaaagggTCTCCTAATTAGTTACAAAACGTacctaaaaaacaaaatattaatgcaatcataaaaGCAATTATAATACTCACCACCAGATTAGCTCCCACCTAATGTAcctgaaaattaaaaacaaaaattaatgcaataattataaaaacaaataaattataaatatagtACTTACCTCCCACCATATGTAcctgaaaaaacacaaaattacacaatcataaaatcaaataacaaatgTATGATAATACTCACCCAAtctctaattttacatccatttcCATGGCCCCAATCGTTGCGACGGCCCTAGGCAACTAATCGCGTTCCGGATTTCACGTGTCGAAATGGCCATAAGACGCGGCGCACCTAGCTAGTCTCGATGAACGACCGAGCCGCAACCTTCACTGACTACTCCTCTGCCAAAACGAGACAGATCCCACCACAATAATGGCAGCAGCTCCAAAACAACGCGACGACCGCTGTGCGAGACCTTTCTTCAGGCTTCCTCTTTTCGACGACCGGCGAAGCTGACCTGCAATTTAACaagctaaataaataattgcaaacaTCTACCATTGAGGGTGGTAGACAAATGACAGCTGCGCGGGATAAACTTACAACCAATAAACTACCTGCAACGCTTTCCGGACATACATGTTGCAAGTGGCGCGCAGCCAGCGTCCGCAGCAAATTCCCTGCCAAAACACAACTAATACTCACCTCCAATGACTCTTGAGGCCTCCAGCGACTCGATGCTtccgtccttctggcgggggtacctgaaaagaaataaattgtACAATGTTAGTTctaaatttcaatgttttttgtaaaatcactacaatttataaatgtaaacaaaacatgcaagacgataatgttaccagtccatgtctctgtctataatcaaagcctacaaaaaaaatactaactaaatattaaatactaactatgtccaagccccaaactcacctcatgcaatgttaaactctaaattcaaataattgtacctacatattgcataaaatgtaaaaatgtaaaatgtaaattgtGGATGCGGAACAGAATTTATTCTGTCTCCGAATCTCCACCTGCAAAGTAAAAAATCAAATCCTCAGATGCGAACGAACCTACACACAAAAGCCAGAATATACCTAATACTTATTTATAACAACATCCTGAAAACTGGACATTTCCCAAACAAATGGAAGCACGCAAGCATTTCCCAAACCAGGGAAATCACCATTTGCTCTAAACTCATACCGACCAATTAGCTTACTCTCTGGTCTTTCTAAACTACTCGAAAGAATACTACTGAAACGACTGTACGACATTGACTCCTTTGCCAAAGCAATCCCATCTCACCAATTCGGTTTCAGAAAGGACCACGGGACGGAAAATCAGCTAGCCAGGGTAACTCAATTTATCCTAAAAGCCTTTTAAGAGAAAGATGTCTGTT containing:
- the LOC117150072 gene encoding stellate orphon protein at 12D-like; the encoded protein is SSWISWFLGIKGNEYLCRVPIDYIQETFNQMGLEFFTETLQVILNPGFDSSLDWVFGDEEKWYGMIHARYIMSERGVDNMHQKYERGDFEVCPKLSCRQKALPVGPRDVWVKSNVKIFCPRCNDTQPHQRH